The Prosthecobacter algae genome includes a region encoding these proteins:
- a CDS encoding DUF393 domain-containing protein, which produces MTTLTLFYDARCGLCSQARQWLSRQPAYVRLEFLPYDSPEAAVRLPGIRHLQADQEILVMADTGEVWQGAGAWVVCLWALREYRVWSSRLAAPAMQGIARRIVHLVSQNRLKLSALLKLRGDAELLAVPEVRPASSSCRNQHDLDLID; this is translated from the coding sequence ATGACTACCCTCACTCTGTTTTATGATGCCCGCTGCGGGCTGTGCTCGCAGGCACGGCAGTGGCTCAGTCGTCAGCCTGCGTATGTCCGGCTGGAGTTTCTTCCTTACGATTCTCCAGAGGCGGCGGTGCGGCTTCCGGGCATCCGTCATTTGCAGGCCGATCAGGAGATCCTCGTCATGGCCGATACGGGCGAAGTCTGGCAGGGGGCGGGGGCCTGGGTGGTCTGCTTGTGGGCTTTGCGCGAGTATCGGGTCTGGTCGTCCCGGCTGGCAGCCCCTGCGATGCAGGGCATTGCGCGCCGAATCGTGCATTTAGTCTCACAAAACCGTCTCAAACTGTCAGCTCTGTTGAAGTTGAGAGGGGATGCCGAGCTTTTGGCCGTCCCAGAGGTTAGACCAGCCTCCTCGAGCTGCCGCAATCAGCACGATTTGGACCTCATTGACTAA
- a CDS encoding MarR family transcriptional regulator produces MKEETATWETSREEFVAQWGALGSNWGINRTMAQIHALLMTAPEAMHTEEIMERLHVSRGNANTNLRELVGWGLVRSVLKKGERREYFEAEKDVWKMFITIARERKRRELDPALSVLKNCAEQTKEEGPGPGKDFHKQMKELQEFVEFGMKVSDTVSGMKHSSALQWAMRLLS; encoded by the coding sequence ATGAAAGAGGAAACTGCCACTTGGGAAACTTCGCGAGAGGAGTTTGTCGCGCAGTGGGGGGCCCTCGGCAGCAACTGGGGCATCAATCGCACCATGGCCCAGATCCACGCGCTGCTGATGACTGCGCCGGAGGCCATGCACACGGAGGAGATCATGGAACGGCTGCATGTGAGCCGTGGCAATGCGAATACCAACCTACGGGAGCTGGTGGGCTGGGGGCTGGTGCGCAGCGTGCTGAAAAAAGGCGAACGACGCGAGTATTTCGAGGCTGAAAAGGACGTCTGGAAGATGTTCATCACCATCGCCCGTGAGCGCAAGCGGCGGGAGCTGGATCCTGCCCTGTCCGTCCTGAAAAACTGCGCCGAACAGACTAAGGAAGAAGGTCCGGGCCCAGGCAAGGACTTCCACAAGCAGATGAAGGAGCTGCAGGAGTTCGTCGAATTTGGCATGAAGGTTTCAGACACCGTTTCCGGCATGAAACACTCCTCCGCTCTCCAGTGGGCGATGCGTCTGCTCAGCTAA
- a CDS encoding hybrid sensor histidine kinase/response regulator, producing MSLARPTAFPASIAAFGIAFLWIYIRTYVFQDMVFPLTYVLPLMVCVWTRMKWQVWTMAALFVTASVSKILWILPDHVLSSSEQNWFLAATIFNSLMGAAVVHAIIRLRDGLEHRNAVISAQNSELEVQAEELFQQNEEIKAQNEELEQQKEEIESQSEEASRQNEELVEANQRLNNREDILQGMLDATRNQDSQAQALGNLCQHLLKILGSPAAAVAVLQRNGGELEMVAHVKNPEVGELPQVWPLKDSLGEKVIEQDRTAYVSDFVQAPELAAPFGPSGAVRSILATPVRMGGATHGIMVVCSTVETHWTQDCFRMVEWVAAQCGLMAETAHWQQMLKDRARELEQASRAKDNFLAALSHELRTPLTPVLMAAASLSEDERLPEDVRTQLGMIERNIGLEARLIDDLLDLTRIAKGKLPLRPQLCDSHSLISLAMEIVRDDAHEKGLVLEREFYAQKCGLMADPSRFQQVIWNLLRNAVKFTPKGGKITIRTRDEAVAGEAPSLRIEVTDTGIGIAQGAIERIFQPFEQAHEGEHRFGGLGLGLSIARAIVDLHQGRISAESGGPDQGATFIVQLPGATEAPAGISNNGERRNGTSPQGCTPEEMGSVPPLHILLVEDHDATLQVLTRLLIRTGYRVTSVNTITAAKSEAEANRFDLVISDLGLPDGSGNELMEKLRDQHGLRGIALSGYGMEEDVDRSRKSGFQAHLIKPIEMNQLRRTILSVLSLPEVQVA from the coding sequence ATGAGCCTCGCCCGCCCCACGGCTTTTCCAGCCTCCATCGCCGCCTTTGGCATCGCGTTCCTGTGGATCTACATCCGCACCTATGTCTTTCAGGACATGGTGTTTCCCCTCACCTATGTGCTGCCGCTGATGGTGTGCGTGTGGACCCGGATGAAGTGGCAGGTGTGGACGATGGCTGCCCTGTTTGTCACGGCCTCGGTCAGCAAGATCCTGTGGATCCTCCCTGACCATGTATTGTCCTCATCGGAGCAGAACTGGTTTCTCGCGGCCACGATTTTCAACAGTCTCATGGGCGCGGCGGTGGTCCACGCCATCATCCGCCTGCGGGACGGGCTGGAGCATCGGAATGCGGTGATCAGTGCGCAAAATTCGGAGCTGGAAGTCCAGGCCGAAGAGCTCTTCCAGCAGAACGAGGAGATCAAAGCCCAGAACGAGGAGCTGGAGCAGCAGAAGGAAGAGATTGAATCCCAGTCGGAGGAGGCCTCCCGCCAGAATGAAGAGCTGGTGGAGGCGAACCAGAGGCTGAACAACCGGGAAGACATCCTCCAAGGCATGCTGGATGCCACGCGCAACCAGGACTCCCAGGCACAGGCCCTGGGCAATCTTTGCCAGCACTTGCTGAAAATCCTGGGCAGCCCTGCCGCCGCCGTGGCCGTGCTGCAGCGCAATGGTGGAGAGCTGGAGATGGTGGCCCATGTCAAGAATCCTGAAGTGGGGGAACTCCCGCAGGTCTGGCCGCTGAAAGATTCGCTGGGGGAAAAGGTCATCGAGCAGGACCGCACAGCCTACGTTTCAGACTTCGTGCAGGCTCCTGAGCTGGCGGCTCCGTTTGGTCCATCGGGGGCGGTGCGCTCCATTCTAGCCACGCCGGTGCGCATGGGCGGGGCCACGCATGGGATCATGGTGGTCTGCAGCACGGTGGAAACGCATTGGACGCAGGACTGCTTCCGCATGGTGGAGTGGGTGGCCGCGCAGTGCGGCCTGATGGCCGAGACGGCTCACTGGCAGCAGATGCTCAAGGACCGAGCGCGTGAACTGGAACAGGCCAGCCGTGCCAAGGACAACTTCCTCGCTGCCCTTTCTCATGAACTGCGCACCCCGCTCACCCCGGTGCTCATGGCGGCAGCTTCTCTGAGTGAAGATGAGCGCCTGCCGGAGGACGTGCGCACCCAACTGGGGATGATCGAGCGCAACATCGGCCTGGAGGCCCGTCTCATTGACGACCTGCTGGATCTCACCCGCATCGCCAAGGGCAAGCTACCACTGAGGCCGCAGCTCTGCGATTCTCACTCGCTCATCAGCCTGGCCATGGAGATCGTGCGGGACGATGCCCATGAAAAGGGTCTCGTGCTGGAGCGGGAATTCTATGCTCAGAAGTGCGGGCTCATGGCAGATCCTTCGCGCTTTCAGCAGGTCATCTGGAACTTGCTGCGCAACGCCGTCAAGTTCACGCCCAAAGGCGGCAAGATCACCATCCGCACACGGGATGAAGCTGTGGCGGGAGAGGCACCCAGTCTGCGCATCGAGGTGACGGATACCGGCATCGGCATTGCCCAAGGGGCGATTGAGCGCATTTTCCAGCCCTTTGAGCAGGCACATGAGGGCGAGCACCGCTTTGGCGGGCTGGGCCTCGGTCTATCCATTGCACGCGCGATTGTGGACCTGCATCAGGGCCGCATCAGTGCGGAAAGCGGCGGGCCGGATCAGGGGGCCACTTTCATTGTTCAGCTTCCTGGCGCCACGGAGGCACCGGCAGGCATCAGCAACAACGGTGAAAGGCGCAATGGCACCTCTCCACAAGGCTGCACACCGGAGGAGATGGGAAGCGTACCGCCTCTGCACATTTTGTTAGTCGAGGATCACGATGCCACCCTTCAGGTGCTCACCCGCCTGCTCATCCGCACCGGTTACCGGGTCACCTCCGTAAACACAATCACCGCCGCCAAATCTGAGGCGGAGGCCAACCGGTTTGACCTCGTCATCAGCGATCTGGGGCTTCCAGATGGCAGTGGCAATGAACTGATGGAAAAGCTGCGCGACCAACATGGGCTGCGTGGCATCGCCCTGAGCGGGTACGGCATGGAGGAAGATGTGGACCGCTCGCGCAAATCGGGTTTCCAGGCCCACCTCATCAAGCCGATTGAAATGAATCAGCTCCGTCGCACCATTCTCTCCGTGCTGAGCCTGCCCGAAGTGCAGGTGGCCTGA
- a CDS encoding CheR family methyltransferase — translation MSAYLFFEGTLPVPKPGRSIRPSPSGRPARLLPMENSEECDLFFGELFDLAGLPRGAYRPGFLQRRLSACLRFLQVPDVAQGVARLRAQPQARSQILGAVLLGVTDFYRDEEVFAQAEGHFRQSWLPAREKIRVWSAACSDGQELYTVASVLDDLGILPEAELLGTDIRAEAIGRAQTGRYRPEELDRLPEAVRGKHFRTDRTGGWVQERLRQGIQWKQANLFSGAEAGPWHLILWRNMAIYLEREAAYPVWQSLVAELKPGGYLLVGKADYPPPGLGLARVASCLYQKQGGARR, via the coding sequence ATGTCCGCGTACCTGTTTTTTGAAGGCACCCTGCCAGTCCCTAAACCGGGACGATCCATCCGGCCGTCCCCATCCGGCCGCCCGGCACGTCTTTTGCCGATGGAAAACAGCGAGGAATGCGACCTCTTTTTTGGCGAGCTCTTTGACCTCGCCGGGCTGCCGCGCGGGGCCTACCGGCCTGGTTTTTTGCAGCGGCGCTTGTCGGCCTGCCTGCGCTTTTTGCAGGTGCCGGATGTCGCGCAGGGCGTGGCAAGGCTGAGGGCGCAGCCCCAGGCGAGATCGCAGATCCTGGGCGCAGTCCTGCTGGGCGTGACGGATTTTTACCGGGACGAGGAGGTCTTCGCGCAGGCGGAAGGGCACTTTCGGCAAAGCTGGCTGCCCGCCCGGGAGAAAATCCGGGTGTGGAGTGCGGCCTGCTCCGATGGGCAGGAGCTCTACACCGTGGCCAGTGTGCTGGATGACCTGGGCATCTTGCCGGAGGCCGAGCTGCTGGGCACGGACATCCGCGCCGAAGCCATCGGTCGCGCCCAGACGGGCCGCTATCGGCCTGAGGAACTGGACCGGCTGCCGGAAGCGGTGAGGGGCAAACATTTCCGTACCGACCGCACCGGCGGCTGGGTGCAGGAAAGGCTGCGCCAGGGCATTCAGTGGAAACAGGCGAATCTCTTTTCTGGGGCCGAGGCAGGTCCCTGGCATCTCATCCTCTGGCGTAACATGGCTATTTATCTGGAACGCGAAGCGGCCTACCCCGTGTGGCAGAGCCTGGTGGCGGAACTGAAACCCGGCGGCTACTTGCTGGTGGGCAAGGCGGACTATCCGCCGCCCGGCCTGGGCCTGGCCCGCGTGGCCTCCTGCCTCTACCAAAAACAAGGAGGGGCACGCCGATGA
- a CDS encoding MscL family protein codes for MSILPHFSTPPVLEEFKKFVLKGNVVSLSTGVIIGSAFNNIVTAFTKGVVEPILAIIGGSDLGTSHLKFRIWERMTTVTEKVNGVEVKTEKLMPVLLDVGSVMGAVVGFLITATIVFFIIVKPTNKLLDLMLKKEQPPAAMPPDVALLTEIRDMMQRQEERGLKGAV; via the coding sequence ATGAGTATACTGCCCCACTTTTCAACGCCGCCCGTCCTGGAGGAGTTCAAGAAATTCGTCCTGAAAGGAAACGTGGTCAGCCTATCCACGGGAGTCATCATCGGCTCCGCCTTTAACAACATCGTGACGGCCTTCACCAAAGGCGTGGTGGAGCCCATCCTGGCCATCATTGGGGGCAGCGATTTGGGGACCTCGCACTTGAAGTTTAGGATTTGGGAACGCATGACCACCGTGACGGAGAAGGTGAACGGGGTGGAGGTAAAAACCGAAAAGCTGATGCCCGTGCTGCTGGATGTCGGCTCTGTCATGGGGGCGGTGGTGGGGTTTCTGATCACCGCGACCATTGTCTTTTTCATCATTGTGAAACCGACGAACAAGCTGCTGGACCTGATGCTGAAAAAGGAGCAGCCCCCTGCTGCGATGCCACCGGATGTGGCCTTGCTCACCGAGATCCGCGATATGATGCAACGCCAAGAAGAAAGGGGCTTGAAAGGAGCGGTATGA
- a CDS encoding SDR family NAD(P)-dependent oxidoreductase, with protein sequence MDIPPESLKGKTALVTGAGSGIGEASALALARAGAAVALVGTTAEKLEETAEKIRQAGGQALVLAADVAKASDMQGVAAACKESWGRLDIVHHNAGTNGVWAPFAELEESEWDATLNINLKGTFLSLKHCFPLLSPQGGSVIVTSSVNGNRIFSNAGASAYACSKAAQLALVKMLALEWAQHRIRVNVICPGSIDTAIHQETEERNLDSIRVPVKFPEGSIPLKKGQSGTVEEVAQLVWFLASDLSSHITGTEIYIDGAQSLIEG encoded by the coding sequence ATGGACATTCCCCCTGAATCATTGAAAGGAAAAACGGCCCTCGTCACCGGTGCCGGGTCAGGCATCGGCGAGGCATCCGCCCTGGCACTCGCCCGTGCAGGGGCCGCTGTGGCCCTTGTCGGCACCACCGCTGAAAAGCTGGAGGAAACCGCCGAGAAAATCCGCCAGGCAGGCGGCCAGGCCCTCGTGCTGGCAGCCGATGTCGCCAAGGCCAGCGACATGCAGGGCGTTGCCGCCGCTTGCAAAGAAAGCTGGGGGCGGCTGGACATCGTCCACCACAATGCCGGCACCAACGGAGTGTGGGCCCCTTTTGCCGAATTGGAAGAATCCGAGTGGGATGCCACCCTGAATATCAATCTGAAAGGCACCTTCCTCAGCCTCAAACATTGTTTCCCTCTGCTGAGCCCGCAGGGAGGTTCGGTCATCGTCACCTCATCCGTCAACGGCAACCGCATCTTCAGCAATGCCGGAGCCTCCGCCTATGCCTGCTCGAAGGCCGCCCAGTTGGCCCTGGTGAAAATGCTGGCCCTGGAGTGGGCCCAGCATCGCATTCGGGTCAATGTCATCTGCCCAGGCAGCATTGACACCGCCATCCACCAGGAAACCGAAGAGCGGAACCTGGATAGCATCCGCGTGCCGGTCAAATTTCCCGAAGGCAGCATCCCACTGAAAAAAGGCCAATCTGGCACGGTGGAGGAAGTGGCCCAGCTCGTCTGGTTTCTGGCCTCGGACCTCTCCAGCCACATCACCGGGACGGAGATCTACATTGATGGCGCACAGTCGTTGATCGAGGGCTAA
- a CDS encoding low affinity iron permease family protein: MKDFFAKMATHAARALGHPFAFLLAVALVLGWAFMGPVLGYSETWQLFINTCTTIVTFLSVFLIQNSQNRESMAMQLKLDELIRAVKDARNEIIDLEDLPEEQLEKLAEQFRRKSAESESQKS, encoded by the coding sequence ATGAAAGACTTCTTTGCCAAGATGGCTACCCATGCAGCCCGTGCCCTGGGACATCCCTTTGCCTTCCTGCTAGCCGTCGCCCTCGTGCTCGGCTGGGCGTTCATGGGCCCGGTTCTGGGCTACTCAGAGACCTGGCAGCTTTTTATCAACACCTGCACCACCATCGTCACCTTCCTCAGCGTCTTCCTCATCCAGAACAGCCAAAACCGCGAATCCATGGCCATGCAACTGAAGCTGGATGAACTCATCCGCGCCGTGAAGGATGCACGCAATGAGATCATTGATCTCGAAGATCTTCCTGAAGAGCAGCTCGAAAAACTGGCCGAACAGTTTCGCCGAAAATCCGCTGAATCCGAATCACAAAAGTCCTGA